From the genome of Solanum pennellii chromosome 6, SPENNV200:
ATTAAATCAAGGTGTGATTATACCATTTGATTTGAATTAACAGTCtactattatatacaattttccctttattttttatagaaaaaattacatgGTTAAGCAAACACGTACTACCTAATAAGttatcatagttatagtttaaGTTAATTACAACTTGTGACCAACATACAATGATAATCGTGTGGGTTGGGGTTTCGAGTATGAATGATTTGCACGTTTGTATAATTCAGAAATTGTATAGTTATAGACTTTTGTATTAtgtaattttgtataatataatctGTATAATTGTTTAATGTTTTGATGTTAATGTTTGTATAACTTCGTTGTTTTgagtttatacaaaaatagCTCAATTATACAACGTATCTgcaaattatacaaactcaCTGTTAATTATACACACGAAGCAGCATAAATTGTATTTACAACTAGTAAATacgcaaactataactatgaaacacgattaaatatattatatctcCTTTTTATATAATGGTTAAAATTTGTAGAAAATTTAAGGAATATAAGAGATGCTCCACCATTGTGTTAGAAAGTGAATAATGTTTATCGCATAAGTTTCTTTATCGTTAGTTATTTTGATATCGAATTCAAAAttgaaagtaaaattagattatgATCTCCCATATTGATCCATATACGCCAAGATATGAAGGTCAAATATTTTGTGTCAAGTCAATATTTTGAAGGCTTGGAAGGGATTTGAAATGAAAGCTAGACGTTCAAGAACATGTTAAAGTAAATAAATGTACatgaaagaaatatgaaaaatcaaattatgcATGTATCATTGCAAATATTCGAGTATCACTAATTATGAGACGGGAAAATCACTATAGTCTTTATATCCATTAgaaaaacaacatttaaataTTACGTTAATATTGCATTAAATATAATCTCAatctattataaatttttgggataatgcacaagtaccccctcaacctatttttgaaatcttacaaacacacttatactatactaaggtcctattaccccctgaacttgttttattaatattttttttacccctttttggcctacgtggcattATCTTGTGGatcaacgctggttgacttttttttcaagctagtgccacataggccgaaaagaagtagaaaattacttataaaataagttcagagggtaataggaccttaatatagtataaatgtgtctatggaatttcgggcataagttgagggagtacttgtgcattttccctaaattttTTATGGAATAAGATCTAATAAAACCTAAAGTAAACCAACCATCACAAACATTTTTCTCATAGTATTTCACTCGAAATTCAGTTccaatttatttgaattattatatttgaCTACAATCACTTACACTAATTATAAGTAAGATAATGATCGTTTAATTGTAAGTAGTGCCAGCAAAATGAGGTCATATTTTGGTGATCCGCTCAACTCGCCCATATTTTAACGGGTTGGGTGAGTGATTTTTCACATGggtaaaatatgattgatattCATATTTGACCCTTaaaaatatgggtaaaataCGAGTAAAGGGTAAAATATGAATTAGCCAAATGTACATTTCTTTTgctaattataattatgttttttattttattcaattttatattgaataataaataatagtgtAAAATAAGCAAATTGTGTAATAGTATTGACATTTCTTAAAGTGCATTAAGCATGTTTTAGTCCCAAAATGTAAATATTCATTTactatgaaatttaaaatatttcatattgttatcacatgaatttattttatatgaaaaagttataggttttttttaaaaaaaaaattatgatacaataaactcttttttttttttgttaaaacatGACCAAAGGTCCACTTCATTTCAAATGGACAAAACCTAATtttagaatgaaataaaaaaatagaaaaaagtaagataataaaattaaaaaagaaaactaaataaaGCATGCTCAACATTTTTCATCTAAAGAAAgatttaagatatattttccGTATTAAATTCTTAAGTAAAGTactatttattcatgaaaatatgaataaacTAATATTTACTCAAACCTATTTACCATCCAATCAATTTTGAGCAACTTTTAtatatagcaaacacaaaaaatatatttgtatgttatagctatagtttgcataatgGCTTAAGTCATCGAtagccccttaaagttgttcgtataattcacttagacacctcaactaagacTATTACCTATTAGACActttaatattaaagaatatgTATCTATTGAACATAAAAcgaaaactttttttaaaaatattttgcgTGTAATTCACGCGCATTATCTtaaaacaatgacaaataaaattatgacacTTGGCACATGGACCCAGTCTagcaataaaatataatttttcaatttaaaaaatatttaaaaagaaaatctccCCCACCCCCACCTAACCCTTTGACCTTTCTTCTTCCTCTACCCTGTGAACCCCAGCAGCCACCATCAATTTCACCATTGATAATGgagataacaaaaataaaaatctcccGTTCAAATTTTTTCTCCTATCATCTGTTATTCTCCATTCGTTTTAAGATTTCTGTGAAAATAAAGAAAcgtcaataaattatttttaagattcatgaccaaaaaaaattgaaagtatgttgaattttttaatatcatctttaataaattaatgagtggCGATGTTTGTTCAATCAGAGTGATCGAAATAGAGATGGACGAATATCGATCAATTTTTAACTCCAATGTTCGAATTTTTNGTGGGGGTGAGGGTGGGGTGGGGTTGATAGAaatagggaagaagaagaactgtccttcttttttttgttaattaatttttttaaattaacttagggatataaattaagaaaaaaaaaggaaaaaatattatttttaataaattaacgcGCTCAAGGAAAGTGAATTACACGTTTTTTGCCATGTCagcattttgtgtctaataggaataacttttgaacaaataaagtgtTCAATTGGCACAAGGATTAGtagaggtgtctaaatgaattatgcagACAACTTTGAGTGGCTGCAGATGACTTAGGCCTTTGCATAATTGAACTCCATAGCAAACTTTGTTATGCTatttagctatatatatatacaaaagaaacaaTTGTATAGTTCGCAGACTTCTtttcaaatttgtataatttcacTGGTAGGCCAATCGTATAAATTGACGCAGTTTCTCGTTTGTATAAATCGTTGACAACCTCTCAATtcatttttatgtgtttgtatatttgtataaaatttgaatttgtatacagttgaatcgaaatAAAGCGTTTGTATATCAAATATCGTTCTCTCTTTCGctatatacaaacataaattatatattgttttgtataatttgtgtttgtaaaaagcgataaagagagaaagacaataGAAAATTGGgctatgaaatatttatattgtataatcataagtgtataggacaaaGATATGTATTTACAcgtgtatatataatttctcacgctttatacataCAGAAACGCAATCtgtacatttttatttgtataaagagagagaggcgagtgggagagtggcgagcgagagtttaaGGGAAAGAGGCGACTGACACATGTTTGCTACAagttacaattaaatcaaactgtAGTTCTAACatttaattgaaattaataattttccattatatataattttccattAATTTTTAACCATATCAAATATGATCAAATTGAATTATTACCCATTTTTAACTCGCACACATTTGATTCAACCCGCCCATTTGCCACCACTCATCGTAAGAGACAAAcgggaaaaaagaaaagatgataAGCCCATAGACATCATTACGGGTTAAGATCCAGCCCAATAAGTAAAACCCGCTTTAATTCCCCTTGTCTTCTGGTACCCCTTTATTTCCCCGTCGGAGAATCATCGGCAGGAACTTCACCACCGTAAATAGCCGTCATCAATCGGCGGTCGGAGCTGAATTAATGGAGCGAGAAGTGTTAGAAGCAGAACTAGTACTTCcaactcacatgaaatttaaGAAGATTCAGATGTACGACAAGTACCCTAAAGGACAAGCTAGAGGACGGCACTGGAAACATCTCAAGCAGATTATACAAGCAGAAAATTACGAAAATTATCCTCCTCATCTACCTACTTGTGAGTTTCCATCTTCCAATTTAGCTTTTTacaacattttttcttttaatgtataATTCTTTAACTGAAATGATCCATAATGTATTCATGAGCTCCACTCTCCGCTTCTCAATGAAAACACCCGTCGATTGAGTTTGCTAGTCCATTAAGGACTCCATTATAGAGTCAAAACCATGTTTAAATTTAATGGAGATGTGTTTCAAGTTTATCTCTGGTGGCTAATAAACACAAAAGCTTAGAAcaacccaacaacaacaacatagctgtggtaatcccacaagtggggtctaggGAGGCTAGTGTATATGCAGACCTTAACCCTGCTTTTGGAGGTCGAGAGTTTTGTTGATAGATCCCCAGCTCATATAAAAGCATTATGAAGCagtttgaaaaaagaaaacaacgGGAATGAAGTAATCAAGACAAAATAATACGATAATCGAAGTGCAAATAATGTTAAATAGTAACAGAAATGAGATAACAAGAAACTACAGGTGTAATATATGACTACTGTCTACTAGAATGGAAGGATGATTAAGACAACACTCAACTTTCTATCTCACCCTCTATCCCTAATTTGTATCCTCCATAACCTCCTATATATGGTCCTATCCTCGATAAGCTGAAGTTGCGTCGTGTTTAATTGCCTCTCTCATAACCTCTCCCAATACTTCTTCAGCCTACAACTACCTATCCTGAAACCATCCATAACCAGCCTCTCACACCTTGCACTGGGGTGTCCATGCATCTCCTCTTCACATGCATGAACCATGTTAGTCTCACTTTTTGCAGCTTGTCCTCCATATAAATCTTGCTTGACACATGGCTAGGCAAGAGAATAAGATTTACTTGATTGCATTTCCTGCAAGCTTTACCAGTAAATGCTGTTCTTTTGGGATACTATGAACACAGAACATCACACCCACATTTGGGCAAATGGGGATCTCTTCTAGGAGAAGcagaaacaagaaaaaaggaaaggaaagtTCAACTACATATTATATCTCCGTTGATTGTTTCCCGGCTGAGGCTGCAGAATTCTTTTTCCCTTTCCTCTTTCAACTgttattcttccttttttggCTTTAAAGCCATGATAGGCAGCACATTAAGTGAAATGGAGAGGTAGGTAGAATGAGGTTTATACGTGAATGTTGGTGCATATATATGAGAGTTCTCTGGTCTATgagatgaaataaaatgaatccCTGATGCTGGTGGTGAATGGTGTTGTCTTGCGGCAGAGATGGTGATCGTATGAGATCGCTGGTGTAGGCTGTTTTTTTTAGGTGAACAGTAGAAAGGTTTGTTTTTTAATGACAATGAGGCTTGGGAGATGGAAAAATATGTGGTGACCAAACTAGTCAACCCTATACATTATGGGATCATTTTCTCGTTTTTTTTTATAGTGGTGGGCGAAATGGGAGCTGCCTAAACCGTGAAACAGGGTCGTGGTAGAGCAATACAAGCTTTATGACTTACTCTTGCTGCCGTTGGCATAAATCTGACCCACTTTTCGCTCTTCCGGGACTGGTACAGACATAGGTGTTTTTTCTATGGCTCTAGGCCTTCTCTAGGCTAGTAGAGTTCTTTTGCTACTCTCTCAATAGAATTAATTTCCTTATTTCCTGGAGGAGGACCTCCTTCCTCTCTTTCGGACTGCGAATGCTGTTCCTCTTTCTTGCTATCGAAATctgaaaaaagatatatatggAAATAGATTGTGTCCAATAGGATTTGAAGCTATACAATTACCAAAGGTATAGAAGACCTCTGTCCTATCCATTAGATAGGTTGTCGCTCCGAATACAAAAGAAATGAGTGATTGTCCTACTCACTACAAACGTACATTCCTCAAGATTGAACTACACTCATGCCCATTTTCTCTCAGTATTAAGAAATATAATCTACACTTTCTCCATTGATGATCGATTGTGGTCGATGGAGAAGGAAATTTGCAGATGAACTCACACAAACATGTTATGTTTAGCATAGCTATAGCATTGCTACATAGtttcagaaaaaatatttaatttcaaaaaaaactaTAGCATTGCTACATTTTCAGTTCCTGTCATCAacctttattgtttttaattttctgtgGGCATTTGAGATCAGTGGCATAAGCAGATTAAGATACATAGTACTTTGATCTTAAATCATGCACTTCAATTTGTTTGCCTGTAATGAAGAAGAGCCGCGTTCTGGGTTTCGGCAATATAGGTGTGTTTTTTTATATGAGAAGATACAATGTAGATATATTTATTCAGTTTACTTCAGTTGCTGATCTTAATAATTTTGTTCGTATGCAAATATTTCTCTTTGCCTTAAAGAGAAATTGATGGGTAGCCAAACCTTTGTCGAGTGGTTTTGGTTTGCTACTGAGTTTGATCTACTGACTTGGTTGGAAATTTGGTTTAACATACCCAATGAGCATATTGACAAAAAGTAGATGTAGGTAAAACTGCTTTTGATTATAACATCTAATATCCATACTGAAATGCCGAAACAAtttattgaattcttgttgcataatttgataaaaactgagTTCAATTTTGTACTTTTTAGATCTTGACAATCAAATTACTAAACCCATGATTGATACtacttttcacaaaaaataaaataattgtgtCATTTCCTTGACTCAATACACTTCAACTTTTGTGAGACCTAGGAGTTGAAAACCTTTCAGTTCAATTCGGAGCGTTGGTTTATTTTCTTTCCTAGGACACATTGAGCTGCAAATCATGTCATCAGTTTTTATTTCCCATTGCAACCATGTTCCCCTGACGGCCTGCCCATGTAGTAATAGCTCTAACCGAATTTGCTTGAAGAACTCTTACAGGCAGATCAGATATTGCTTTTACTTTTAAGTGCTCCCATAATTTTGTGGTTGCTAATGGTTGGGATAGCATTATGTGTTTGCTAAGTTCTATTATTCATTAGGTTGTGTAATCTAGATTCATTTTCGGCATTGCGCTATTGTTGTCAAGCCTGATGATAACTGCCTTGAAAATTGCTGCATTTTCCAGCAACATCACAGAACATTTGCTAACAGTCTCCGAACCCCCAGACATTTGACTATTAGCTAGAAGGTGATTGCAGACCATTATATTTCGAATTGAATTGTAGATGGGGAAATGATATCCTTCTTGTTTATATGCTGCACTTTTATCATCAATCACTGGACAACTTGTTTGTTCAAATTATGTTTTCAGGACCAACAGAGTATTTGTTTCCCAGTCTAGAGGCATTATTTTGCATGGCTTCCTTTCTATAATTCGTAGCTTGATGAATATTTCGAGGTTTTGACTTTGTTTCTTTCTCCACAGATGTTAACATTGAAACGCCACCTTCTATGCATCCTGGCAAAAAGATATGTGACATAACAGGATTCGAGGTACCTTCTCAACTGAATGTCTTCTATGATTATATGGTTATAGTTTCTGCTTGCTTTCTGATTTTTTATTGTGCATTCCCACCAATGTCTCTTATGTTTGACATGCAGGCACCATATTTTGACCCAAGAACTAAACTCCGTTATGCTAATACTGAGGTTTTTAAGACAATAAGGTCGCTCCCTAATGACCATGTTCAGAGGTACTTGGCTCTCAGAAACGCAGCTGTTGTTTTGAGATAGGTGCAGAACGCAGAATAGATAGTTGTAAATTAATGTGGAAAGTAGTGGACGTTTGAAGTTGTCGTTTCTGAATGCTCAGGTGCATAACTGTACTTTGACTTGTACTAAGAGAATCAATCTAGCCTAGTTTTGTTAGATGTCGTAAAATTGCTACGGGCATTTATACTCAATTGGCTCTTTGGTCTCTGGAAATTCATCTGCTTATCTAATCTGTGCTTAGCTAATCATGCATTCCGATGAGTTTTCTTCTGTCATCTCTCCAGGGCTGGGAACCTCCCCTTAATTCTCGTTGTTACTGAGCTAGGGAGGTCTGATAATGTTGGGAAAGATTGTTCTTCGTCAATTGGTTTGTTAACCATGGCCATGGAAGTTTCATTCTTTTACCAGTCCTCCTAGCCAACAACTTGCATCGCTCAAAATAATGTGATGAGCCATCCCTTTTTGTCATTCACCACCTTGTCCTATCTCTGCTCTCCCGAATTATAAACACGTACGGGCTTGAGTGGTGGCTGCTGCTCTTAAAAGAGAAGAGAGCTCTGTGACTTCCGATTCAGGTTAGCTTTTTTTCGGTGCAAATGAATATATCGGGGTATTTTCTCTTCTGTGCTTTCTTCTTACACTACGAAAGCCATGAATAACTAGAGGAACTTATTTCTTAGCAGCTCTTCCATAATCTCACAGTGATGGGAAATGAGGAGAGGAGATTACAAGGTGAGAAACGAACCCTCACCAATACAGTGAAAGTTTAGGTAGTCATCAACAACTCATTTACATATTCCATTATTTGTAGCTCAAAATGGGAGAACAACTCGTTTACATACAGATCATTACAACCttcaaaaaaatctaaaaaacaacaacatactcagtGCAGTTCTATTCCACGAGAGGTGATGTATACACAACCTTACCTCTATCTTGTGAATGTAGAAACTAGAGAGGCTAGCTATTTCCATTAGACAACTAGAACTAAACCATAAATCTATTTGTACTAACAGTAAACTTCAGATTGGCTACTATCCACTCTCAATCAAATGACTAATATCCATAGGATAACTATCTGAAGGTAGAAAAGCATTGTATGCTCTCATAACAGCAATTATATTTCCATTCTCTGTAGGATGAAAATTATCCCAAAACACATGTGCTGCCCTAAGGTGGCATGGAGCTTGTCCAGAAACACATTGTCCTTCAGCCGTTGTAGTCGAAACTTTGCAGCATGGATAATTCAAGAAACTAAGAGTACctgcaaaacaaataaaattgaatttatagATTAAAGAGTAGTTCTTTATATAGTCAAACGTCTCTATAACAACATTGTAGGTTCCGAGATTTTCTATACAatggagaaaaataaaactttagATTGATGTACGTACTCATAAGTGATGAAATgctatacatatttatataggtGAATTTTGCTTGTGGGAAGTTGGTATTCAGATCAGTTACAAGAGACTTGAGCTTCTCATTGAATAGTTGAATTGCCTCATTTGTTGAATCCACACACTTTCTTGTATTGTGTTTTTGTAACTCTTGAGGAATGCAACCTATTTGGGGCAATCCAAATAGGGCTATTTTCCTTGCTCCATCTTCATATAAAGTCTAGCATCAAACCAAATTTATAGTCGTATTAAGACGACAACAATAATATATGCAGTGTAATCTCACAAGTTGGATCTGAACATGATAAAATGTACACAAACTTTATTCCTACATGGAAATAGTATATAGGCGATGCTAATTAATCATTCAACACATAGGAAATCAAGATTGTGCTATAATTCAAAAGCAAAAGTTCATAAACATGTAGAAGTAGTTTGTTTAGTATTTGTCTCTAAACTATGcgaaatgaagtatgtgaaaaGTCCAAATTTGCCCTTGAAATAGATAACAaattgttcttgaactatgtgaAAGGACTCAAATTAATATTCCGTATTAAAAATTAATCCTTAATTTTGTGATAGGTGACATCACTAGGTGCTAAGCTTTCACCTTTAAAATAAGGCCAAACTTATTTCATTTCACATAGTTTGAGGGCAAGCTTTACCTACAGGCtacaacatagacatatttGACCCCAACTATTAACATAGGACAAATTTGTTCTACTTCGCATAGTTCAGGGACAAACTTGACAACAACTATTAACAGTAAGTCAGTCTATTCCATTTCGCATAGTTCAGGAACAAATTTGACTACAACTATTAATGGTAGATAAGTCTATTCCATTTCGGATAGTTTAGGGGCAAATTCGATCCCAACTAGTAACGAGAAGGATATACTTAACCCTAACTATTGACAAAGAATAGATCTATTCCATTACACATACCCTTTTAACACTATAATaatctttgaaaattttctaaataaatttgcAAGTTAagaatgaaaattgaaatagtGATAGAAGTTAATGTTGAAAACCTTTAGTTGTTGACCATATTGTTGTACCAATAATGTTGCATATTGACTTGGTGTGTACAAACTATTTGTTGAGTAATGTTTGGGTGCAAGGTAGTTGTTGATGTAGTCATTGCTACCTATTCCAACAATGTACAAACATGTGTTCAAGTGTGCATTGGTTGCAGCTCTATTGCCCACTAAATCCACCATTCTTAAAATTGTGTTGTGATGGTTTTCAAGTTGCAAATCCAAATATATTCGATTGccctgaaaaataatttatcaaactcTATATGTTAGATTTG
Proteins encoded in this window:
- the LOC107021572 gene encoding chromatin-remodeling complex subunit ies6, which translates into the protein MEREVLEAELVLPTHMKFKKIQMYDKYPKGQARGRHWKHLKQIIQAENYENYPPHLPTYVNIETPPSMHPGKKICDITGFEAPYFDPRTKLRYANTEVFKTIRSLPNDHVQRYLALRNAAVVLR
- the LOC107021939 gene encoding GDSL esterase/lipase At1g29670-like; this translates as MSNTKMITCNNNVTILIIVNFITLVHGASKVPCYFIFGDSLLDNGNNNNLNTQAKANYPPYGIDFPNGPTGRFTNGRNMADILGQLLEFDNYIPPFASATGKEILQGVNYASGSAGIRNETGSHLGNRIYLDLQLENHHNTILRMVDLVGNRAATNAHLNTCLYIVGIGSNDYINNYLAPKHYSTNSLYTPSQYATLLVQQYGQQLKTLYEDGARKIALFGLPQIGCIPQELQKHNTRKCVDSTNEAIQLFNEKLKSLVTDLNTNFPQAKFTYINMYSISSLMSTLSFLNYPCCKVSTTTAEGQCVSGQAPCHLRAAHVFWDNFHPTENGNIIAVMRAYNAFLPSDSYPMDISHLIESG